A section of the Triticum dicoccoides isolate Atlit2015 ecotype Zavitan chromosome 7A, WEW_v2.0, whole genome shotgun sequence genome encodes:
- the LOC119332170 gene encoding putative 4-hydroxy-4-methyl-2-oxoglutarate aldolase 3: MGSEKFPTPVADLCDANASLILAGELRILEPVFQPYGQCRSFSGRVVTMRVLEHNAGLRALLETPGEGRVLVLDGGGSKRCALIGGTLAEVARGSGWAGAVVNGCVHDVDDVNGCAIGVRALASNPRKPRKSGATEMHVDVDVGGAVVRDGEWLYADSDGIIVCDREING; the protein is encoded by the coding sequence ATGGGTTCAGAGAAGTTCCCAACCCCTGTGGCCGACCTGTGCGACGCGAACGCCTCACTGATCCTCGCCGGCGAGCTGCGCATCCTGGAGCCCGTCTTCCAGCCGTACGGCCAGTGCAGGTCCTTCTCGGGCCGGGTGGTCACCATGCGCGTCCTCGAGCACAACGCGGGCCTGCGCGCGCTCCTGGAGACCCCCGGCGAGGGCCGCGTCCTGGTGCTCGACGGCGGTGGCAGCAAGCGGTGCGCGCTCATCGGCGGCACGCTGGCGGAGGTGGCGCGCGGCAGCGGCTGGGCGGGCGCTGTCGTGAACGGCTGCGTCCACGACGTGGATGACGTGAACGGCTGCGCCATCGGCGTCCGCGCGCTCGCCAGCAACCCCCGCAAGCCCCGGAAGAGCGGCGCCACGGAGATGCACGTGGACGTCGACGTCGGCGGTGCCGTGGTCCGTGACGGGGAGTGGCTCTACGCGGACAGCGACGGCATCATTGTCTGCGACAGGGAGATCAATGGTTGA